A stretch of Leisingera sp. S132 DNA encodes these proteins:
- a CDS encoding YIP1 family protein, whose product MSVTTDIPATYKGPRKVFARLLSMGAREDRLLVFLLAGCVLTFVAQMPKLAREAHLTGQELNMLLGGSLLALVFIAPLLLYVLALVAHWIALAMGGHGDAYRARLALFWAFLAASPLMLLNGLVAGFIGQGPALTLVGILWCAVFLWFWVSGMIQGYWAKP is encoded by the coding sequence ATGTCCGTCACAACGGATATCCCGGCAACCTACAAGGGGCCGCGCAAGGTGTTTGCGCGGCTTCTGAGCATGGGCGCCCGCGAGGACCGTCTGCTGGTGTTTCTGCTTGCAGGCTGCGTGCTGACCTTTGTCGCGCAGATGCCGAAACTGGCGCGCGAGGCACATCTGACCGGCCAGGAGCTGAATATGCTGCTGGGCGGTTCGCTGCTGGCGCTGGTCTTTATCGCGCCGCTGCTGCTGTATGTTCTGGCGCTGGTGGCCCATTGGATTGCCCTAGCAATGGGCGGTCACGGCGACGCCTATCGCGCCCGGCTGGCGCTGTTCTGGGCGTTTCTGGCGGCCAGCCCGCTGATGCTGTTGAATGGCCTGGTGGCGGGCTTCATCGGCCAGGGTCCGGCCCTGACACTGGTGGGCATCCTGTGGTGCGCCGTGTTCCTCTGGTTCTGGGTGTCCGGCATGATCCAGGGATACTGGGCCAAACCATGA
- a CDS encoding YIP1 family protein, giving the protein MNELAAFALLTLKSPRDAAQQILARDWPREALWTAFLLSVVVNTCVYTVQKILFPLPPEVLLPRFTPGVYFAMVLALQLCFIAMLSSTGRWLGGQGNLHELLALVTWLQLLQAGLNGAIVVAFLVMPSLAALLNIAANILVFFILLHFVNAAHRFGSVWRSLGVVLMASMILVFALLFIVGLIGPANLGLPNNV; this is encoded by the coding sequence ATGAATGAGCTGGCCGCCTTTGCCCTGCTGACGCTGAAGTCACCGCGCGATGCTGCGCAGCAGATCCTGGCGCGGGATTGGCCGCGGGAGGCACTTTGGACCGCCTTCCTGCTATCTGTTGTGGTGAATACCTGCGTTTACACAGTGCAGAAAATCCTGTTCCCGCTGCCGCCTGAGGTCCTGCTGCCGCGCTTCACACCGGGCGTTTATTTCGCAATGGTGCTGGCGCTTCAGCTCTGTTTCATTGCGATGCTCTCCTCAACCGGCCGCTGGCTGGGCGGGCAGGGCAACTTACATGAATTACTGGCCCTTGTGACCTGGCTGCAACTTCTGCAGGCGGGACTGAACGGTGCCATTGTGGTTGCGTTCCTTGTGATGCCTTCGCTGGCTGCACTGCTGAATATTGCGGCCAATATCCTTGTGTTCTTCATCCTCCTGCATTTTGTTAACGCGGCGCACCGGTTTGGCTCCGTGTGGCGCTCGCTGGGGGTGGTTTTGATGGCCAGTATGATCCTGGTCTTTGCCCTTCTCTTTATTGTGGGTCTGATCGGCCCA